The window GGAGTCGCTTACGGCGTGTTCGCCGCGGTTCAGACGATTTTCTGATCAACCAGCAGCGTCGATTTCGGCCCGCCCGCTGGTCGCGCTTCGAAGGCGGTCACAGAGCGCGTCCGTCTCTTCGACGGGGATTCGAACCGTAAACGAGACGTCTTCACCGTATTCAGCCTCGAATTCGACGGCTTCGCTTTCCAAAATTCCACGTACGGTTCCCGAATCGTCGTAGGTGACCCTGATTCGCAATCGTTCGTGCGGGCGCTCCTCGACGATTCCGGCGTCATCTACGGCTTCCTTGACGGCTCGGGAGTACGACCGCACGAGTCCGCCAACGCCGAGGTTCGTACCGCCGTAGTAGCGCGTAACCACGACGATGGCGTTTTCCACGTCACGTTGCTGGAGGACGTTCAACGACGGTTTCCCCGCACTGCCGGAGGGTTCGCCATCGTCGCTAGAATATTCCCTGAGGAAGCCGCCACCAGAACTGAAACGATCAGCA of the Haladaptatus caseinilyticus genome contains:
- a CDS encoding IMPACT family protein produces the protein MGGSTYRTVAGQGEAAFEVRGSEFIGYAAPAESIDTAEAFVERINERHPDATHNVPAYRVRASSAGADRFSSGGGFLREYSSDDGEPSGSAGKPSLNVLQQRDVENAIVVVTRYYGGTNLGVGGLVRSYSRAVKEAVDDAGIVEERPHERLRIRVTYDDSGTVRGILESEAVEFEAEYGEDVSFTVRIPVEETDALCDRLRSATSGRAEIDAAG